The following are from one region of the Orenia metallireducens genome:
- the trkA gene encoding Trk system potassium transporter TrkA encodes MKEVVSKIKKATTGLANSNKQIIIIGGNEVSVQLAEPLIKTGQNIVVIEEDDYYLKQIQERVDVLALKGRGTDISLLKEVATDKTNLLIAITNNDYENLLTGIYGKSLGIPNVVVQVKEIRNLDYKIQHQDFKLDLVVNPFAKVIKRIKGVIRPGMELEIDNFMDKRVQISKFNISHQSSFAYNNLDNLKLPEDSLILAILRKGRVIIPKGRDKIYPGDTVFIICQKGFRGKLTQLVNYHSTDKEKIVLVGGGEINYQLAEYFSKNSVVTIIEEDRRRCEELAENLVDILVLEGKGTDIDLLKEEGVAKSDAFIAAGESDEANMLMANLAKKLGVKNSIAVVKDINYTYLTDLSDIDHIISPSASVVDTILDYFYQGQVGNNTIFEGQVNVSEVRVKKSSKLANLELPSDLIVALIKRDKNVIIPKGESRLQRGDRLVVLSLAVKGDITGYFN; translated from the coding sequence ATGAAAGAAGTAGTAAGTAAGATTAAGAAAGCAACTACTGGGCTTGCTAATTCCAATAAACAGATAATCATCATTGGAGGAAATGAAGTAAGTGTACAACTTGCTGAACCTTTGATTAAGACTGGTCAGAATATAGTAGTAATTGAAGAAGATGATTATTATCTAAAGCAGATTCAAGAGAGGGTAGATGTTTTAGCCTTAAAGGGGAGGGGAACAGATATATCACTTTTAAAAGAGGTTGCTACAGATAAGACCAATCTATTAATTGCAATTACTAACAATGATTATGAGAATTTATTGACAGGAATTTATGGTAAGAGCTTAGGGATACCTAATGTAGTGGTGCAAGTTAAAGAGATAAGAAACCTAGATTATAAGATACAGCATCAAGATTTTAAATTGGATTTGGTAGTTAATCCTTTTGCCAAAGTAATTAAAAGAATCAAAGGTGTAATTAGACCAGGAATGGAATTAGAGATTGATAACTTTATGGATAAGAGAGTACAAATATCTAAATTTAATATCTCTCACCAAAGTAGTTTTGCTTACAATAATTTAGATAATTTAAAATTACCTGAGGATTCATTAATATTGGCTATTTTGAGAAAAGGGCGAGTAATTATTCCTAAAGGAAGGGATAAGATTTATCCTGGAGATACAGTCTTTATTATCTGTCAAAAGGGCTTTAGAGGAAAGTTGACTCAACTGGTCAATTATCATTCTACTGATAAAGAGAAGATAGTTCTAGTTGGAGGTGGAGAGATAAATTACCAATTAGCAGAATATTTTTCAAAAAATTCCGTAGTTACTATTATTGAAGAAGATAGAAGAAGATGTGAAGAGTTAGCTGAGAACTTAGTTGATATATTGGTGTTAGAGGGTAAGGGAACCGATATAGATCTATTAAAGGAAGAAGGGGTAGCTAAATCAGATGCCTTTATAGCAGCTGGTGAGAGTGATGAAGCTAATATGTTGATGGCTAATCTAGCTAAAAAGTTGGGAGTAAAGAATTCAATTGCTGTAGTAAAGGATATCAACTATACATATTTAACAGATCTTTCAGATATAGACCATATTATTAGTCCTTCAGCTAGTGTAGTAGACACTATTCTAGATTACTTCTATCAAGGACAAGTTGGAAATAATACAATCTTTGAAGGTCAAGTAAACGTATCTGAGGTTAGAGTTAAAAAGTCTAGCAAGCTTGCTAATTTAGAGTTGCCTTCTGATTTAATTGTGGCTTTAATTAAAAGAGATAAGAATGTGATTATCCCTAAAGGAGAAAGCAGGCTACAACGTGGTGATAGGTTGGTGGTATTATCTTTGGCTGTTAAGGGAGATATTACAGGATATTTTAATTAA
- a CDS encoding TrkH family potassium uptake protein — protein sequence MRLKIVFNMLGTLLIFIGVSMLVPIFVALYYKEVDGVAFIVTMGFTISIGRILSRATESNEEIRHREGFAVVTLGWIAISIFGAIPFMLAGVFDNFVDAFFESVSGFTTTGATVIMSLESLSHTILFWRSWMHWLGGMGIIVMSIAILPELAGSMQLFKAEAPGPVHDRLKPRIRETAKTLWVVYLVITSVQTILLVMNDMPFFDAIIHSFGTISSGGFSSRTLSVKAYNSTVIEWIMAVFMFLAGVNLTLHYQFLTGNIRSIFKDKELKFYTCIVVSAIVLITINLRFQVYRSLAESLNYAAFQVTSIISTAGFATVDYDIWPPFSRGILLILMFIGGCAGSTAGGIKVIRIYALMKKGFQELYKLIHPRAVTSLKIGNRAVSEEVSTSILGFFFLYVIVFVISTVILTSFGIDLISSISAVAATLGNIGPGLGLIGPLNTYVPLPIVCKLLLSFCMILGRLEIYTVLVFLLSGFWRK from the coding sequence ATGAGATTAAAGATTGTCTTTAATATGTTAGGAACTCTGTTAATCTTTATTGGAGTCAGTATGTTAGTACCTATCTTTGTAGCTTTATATTATAAAGAGGTCGATGGAGTAGCTTTTATTGTAACTATGGGTTTTACTATCAGTATTGGTAGAATTTTAAGTAGAGCAACAGAGAGTAATGAAGAGATTAGGCATCGGGAAGGATTTGCAGTTGTTACTTTAGGATGGATAGCCATCTCTATCTTTGGGGCTATCCCCTTTATGTTAGCAGGTGTCTTTGATAATTTTGTTGATGCTTTTTTTGAGAGTGTCAGTGGCTTTACTACTACAGGAGCAACGGTAATTATGTCTTTAGAGAGTCTATCCCATACGATCCTCTTTTGGAGAAGTTGGATGCATTGGCTAGGTGGGATGGGGATAATTGTGATGTCTATTGCAATCCTACCAGAATTGGCTGGTTCGATGCAATTATTTAAAGCAGAGGCACCTGGACCAGTACATGATAGGTTAAAACCTAGAATTCGGGAGACAGCTAAGACTTTATGGGTAGTATATCTTGTGATAACTTCTGTACAGACCATCTTATTAGTGATGAATGATATGCCTTTTTTTGATGCGATAATCCACTCTTTTGGTACTATTTCTAGTGGTGGATTTTCTTCTAGAACTTTAAGTGTTAAGGCTTATAACAGTACGGTGATAGAATGGATTATGGCTGTATTTATGTTTTTAGCAGGGGTCAATTTGACATTACATTATCAATTCTTAACAGGAAATATCAGATCGATATTTAAGGATAAGGAGCTAAAGTTCTACACTTGTATAGTAGTATCTGCTATTGTCTTAATTACTATTAACTTAAGATTTCAAGTCTATCGTTCATTAGCTGAATCATTAAATTATGCTGCCTTTCAGGTTACATCAATTATTAGTACTGCTGGATTTGCTACAGTAGATTATGATATCTGGCCACCCTTCTCTAGAGGTATATTACTTATCTTAATGTTTATTGGTGGCTGTGCTGGATCAACAGCTGGTGGGATTAAGGTAATTAGAATCTATGCTCTGATGAAAAAAGGCTTCCAAGAGCTATATAAGTTGATTCATCCTAGAGCAGTTACCTCTTTAAAGATAGGTAATAGAGCTGTATCTGAAGAGGTCTCTACCAGTATTTTAGGTTTCTTCTTCTTATATGTAATTGTATTTGTCATTTCAACGGTGATTCTAACATCCTTTGGGATAGATTTAATCAGTTCAATTTCAGCAGTAGCAGCAACTTTAGGGAATATCGGACCTGGTTTAGGGTTGATTGGACCATTGAATACCTATGTTCCTTTGCCGATAGTATGTAAGTTATTATTGAGTTTTTGTATGATTTTAGGGAGATTAGAGATATATACAGTCTTAGTATTCTTATTATCTGGCTTTTGGAGGAAGTAA
- a CDS encoding CBO0543 family protein, with protein MTNLEGLIQYGSSLLAIIALIWKRDGMKKYIPVGLFASFYANLWCYIAIYFNLWGYHDHKVLPLIRDVSVPVNVIVVPIMAMFWVRYCPLRFKEKLLWAFSWTSILTAVEVFIERTTNILAYHGSYHWYHSYLLWFFTWFIWLAFHLWLNDWKREFDGFF; from the coding sequence ATGACTAATTTAGAAGGTTTAATTCAATATGGTTCAAGCTTATTAGCGATTATAGCTTTAATTTGGAAGAGAGATGGGATGAAAAAGTATATTCCTGTTGGTTTATTTGCTAGTTTTTATGCTAATCTCTGGTGTTACATTGCTATTTACTTTAATTTATGGGGATATCATGATCATAAGGTTCTTCCTTTAATCAGAGATGTCTCTGTACCTGTTAATGTTATTGTAGTACCAATAATGGCTATGTTCTGGGTTAGATACTGTCCGTTAAGGTTTAAAGAGAAGTTGTTGTGGGCTTTTAGTTGGACAAGCATTTTGACGGCGGTAGAGGTATTCATAGAGAGAACGACAAATATATTAGCTTATCATGGCTCATACCACTGGTATCATTCTTATCTATTATGGTTCTTTACCTGGTTTATCTGGTTAGCCTTTCATTTATGGCTAAATGATTGGAAAAGAGAATTTGATGGTTTCTTCTAA